The Mycobacterium haemophilum DSM 44634 sequence TCTGAATGATCTCGTTGATGATCTGCTTCACGCCTTGGGCGGGATGCGACCACAGCGCGATCGGAAGGCCAGAGGCGGGGCCGCACTTCGGCCATGCGTCCAGCCCCTGGTCGGCCAAAACCCGGTTGGCCACCGCGATTTGCTGCTCCCTAGATGCGGCGGCCGGATTACCGACACCGCCGTATCGGGCCCAGGTGCTTGGCTTAAATTGCAGTCCACCGTAAAAGCCGTTTCCGGTGTTGGCTCGCCAGTTACCGCCGGACTCGCATTGCGCGACTGCATCCCAGTTAGGGCCCCCAGGAGCGGCGTTCGCCACACCACCGGACAGCGCCATCGACGCCGCAACCATCCCGCCAACCACGGCGGACTTCACGAACGGCTTACAAAGTTTTCTCACGTCAAGCATTTCGCCCGGCATGTCCAAAGCGTTACCTGTTCGCAAAGCTTGTGAGATAGCTCATATACCGCGCCTATATCGCGCCGAGATCGGCACCGTCAGCAGCTCAACGCGACGCCGCCGTGCATCAAGTGGGCGGTAAGCCCTAGCAATACGACTGAGTCGCCAACGAGAGCGCCTGCTGATAGAGGCCGTCGAGTTGGCGATCCCGAACGACGTCGCTGCGAGCGGCATCAAGTTGGACGGCGCACGCTGGCGAATGCAGCAAGTCCCAGTTGAGCGTCATCTGGGTCAGCATCGTTTCGTTGAAGGCATCGATCGACGACCGCGACGCCGAGAGCTCCGGTGACGCGGTTGGCGCACCGGACGGATTGAACTTCCAATCCGCGAACCGGCTGTACTCAATGGCCTCGGTAGCGTTGATCTGGTCACCGAAGACCCGTGCGACGTAATCCGGGTCGACGCCTTTCGCGCTGGCCTCGGCACGCATTTTGGCGAGTACTTGCTGGACGCGGCCTGGATCCTCAATGTCTCCGTGCCCGATCCATTTGAACGCGGCGACCGGCTCGGCGACGACCAACCGCTGTGCGGCGGCGTCGATCAATTCGATCAGCGGATTACTGCCATCGGCTCTCGCCGGCGGTGGGCCGGCAATCAGTGCCGCAACCAGCACGGCCAACGCGCCCAACACCCCAGGCGAAGTGGCCCGAACGGCGCCGCGCCGGCCTCGGCAAACGTGATTGCGAGTGCTGTTCACCAGCATGATCTGCTCCTGATTCTGTGCCGGTCCTGGCCCGGATGGCCGAACTTTGCCTAAGCGCACCCCGGGGACCGCAAACGCGGAGAGTGGTCGCGCTCACCTCGCCCAACTGCCGTGCGTTCGGCAAAATCCTTTCCAAGGAGGGCGGACAGGCTATCCGCCGCTGGGGCCAGCCCCCAAAGTGCCCTGCAGATCGGGCTTCATGGCGTTGAGTTGGGCTCCCCAGTACTCCCAGCTGTGCGTTCCGTTGCCGTTGAAGTTGAACACGGCGTTGTGGCCGCCGGCAGCGTTGTAGGCGTCCTGGAACTTTAAGTTGC is a genomic window containing:
- a CDS encoding chorismate mutase, with protein sequence MLVNSTRNHVCRGRRGAVRATSPGVLGALAVLVAALIAGPPPARADGSNPLIELIDAAAQRLVVAEPVAAFKWIGHGDIEDPGRVQQVLAKMRAEASAKGVDPDYVARVFGDQINATEAIEYSRFADWKFNPSGAPTASPELSASRSSIDAFNETMLTQMTLNWDLLHSPACAVQLDAARSDVVRDRQLDGLYQQALSLATQSYC
- the rpfC gene encoding resuscitation-promoting factor RpfC, with the protein product MPGEMLDVRKLCKPFVKSAVVGGMVAASMALSGGVANAAPGGPNWDAVAQCESGGNWRANTGNGFYGGLQFKPSTWARYGGVGNPAAASREQQIAVANRVLADQGLDAWPKCGPASGLPIALWSHPAQGVKQIINEIIQMAIPH